In Oscillatoria sp. FACHB-1406, one DNA window encodes the following:
- a CDS encoding sirohydrochlorin chelatase, with translation MQLNSTQFSIELPPLPIQRPLLMLGHGTRDEDGRQAFLDFASAYQELDTSRPVVPCFLELTEPNIQTGVDFCVDRGYTDLSAVPILLFAARHNKFDVTNELDRARERHPELKFHYGRHFGINPEMLQFWRDRLAQLDAPTGIPRAETVLLVVGRGSSDPDANGDVYKLARLLWEGSNYATVETCFIGITHPRLEEGFRRARLYNPKQIIVLPHFLFTGALVKKIFDVSAQQQELYPDIKILNLPEIGLDPILFSLLRQREIETQLGQVQMNCELCKFRLAALDGNGSANSHHSHDHHHHHHHSHDHHHHHHDTPVDPYARVEDYHQRIWQVP, from the coding sequence TTGCAACTCAATTCAACCCAATTTTCCATCGAATTGCCTCCATTGCCCATCCAGCGTCCCCTGCTAATGCTCGGACACGGTACGCGAGATGAAGACGGACGACAAGCTTTTCTCGACTTTGCCAGCGCTTACCAAGAATTGGATACCTCGCGCCCCGTCGTTCCCTGTTTCCTGGAACTGACGGAACCCAATATTCAAACAGGGGTTGACTTTTGTGTCGATCGCGGATACACCGATTTGTCCGCCGTGCCGATTTTGCTTTTCGCCGCGCGCCACAATAAATTCGATGTCACCAACGAACTCGATCGCGCCCGCGAGCGCCATCCCGAACTAAAATTTCACTACGGCCGTCATTTTGGGATCAACCCCGAAATGCTCCAATTTTGGCGCGATCGCCTCGCTCAACTCGACGCACCCACGGGCATTCCGCGCGCCGAAACCGTTTTGCTCGTCGTCGGGCGCGGTTCCAGCGATCCCGATGCTAACGGCGACGTATACAAACTCGCTCGCTTGCTTTGGGAAGGCAGCAACTATGCCACGGTAGAAACCTGTTTTATCGGGATTACCCACCCGCGTTTAGAAGAAGGATTCCGCCGCGCGCGCCTCTACAATCCCAAACAAATTATCGTGCTGCCCCACTTTTTATTTACCGGCGCACTCGTTAAAAAAATATTTGATGTTTCCGCGCAGCAGCAGGAACTTTATCCCGACATTAAAATTCTCAACCTACCCGAAATCGGTCTCGATCCGATCTTATTTTCGCTATTGCGCCAGCGAGAAATTGAAACGCAACTCGGACAGGTGCAGATGAATTGCGAACTCTGCAAATTCCGTTTGGCAGCGTTGGACGGTAATGGCAGCGCTAATTCCCACCATTCCCACGACCATCATCACCATCACCACCATTCCCACGACCATCACCACCATCACCACGATACGCCCGTCGATCCCTACGCTCGAGTCGAGGACTATCACCAGCGCATTTGGCAGGTTCCTTAA
- a CDS encoding shikimate kinase, with amino-acid sequence MNDRGLQKLSVFLIGMMGTGKTSVGRILAERLCYRFFDTDVLIERVTGQSIPQIFADRGEAGFRGLESQVLSELSAYTQCAIATGGGIVTQPMNWSYLRHGLIVWLDAPVEVLVQRLESDTTRPLLKEGDRAEKLRSLLATRISLYRQADLQISAEGTPEAVCDRIIAQIPSVLKPPLTPQAIAEN; translated from the coding sequence GTGAACGATAGGGGATTGCAAAAGCTCAGTGTTTTTCTCATCGGGATGATGGGGACGGGGAAGACAAGCGTCGGGCGGATTTTAGCCGAGCGCCTCTGCTATCGCTTTTTTGATACTGATGTTCTAATCGAACGGGTGACAGGTCAGAGTATTCCGCAAATTTTTGCCGATCGCGGCGAAGCAGGATTTAGGGGTTTAGAAAGTCAGGTGTTAAGCGAGTTATCGGCTTACACGCAATGCGCGATCGCTACAGGAGGCGGTATCGTGACGCAACCGATGAATTGGAGTTACTTGCGTCATGGTTTAATCGTCTGGTTGGATGCGCCGGTGGAAGTTCTGGTGCAGCGGTTGGAAAGCGATACGACGCGCCCGCTGCTGAAGGAAGGGGACAGGGCGGAAAAATTGCGATCGCTATTAGCAACGAGAATATCCCTTTATCGGCAGGCGGACTTGCAGATCTCGGCGGAGGGAACGCCCGAAGCAGTGTGCGATCGCATAATCGCGCAAATTCCGAGCGTCTTGAAACCTCCCTTAACCCCCCAAGCGATCGCCGAGAATTGA